A window from Hoeflea sp. IMCC20628 encodes these proteins:
- a CDS encoding GNAT family N-acetyltransferase — translation MRRDVAAIAAMLAQETLVGHGDSADPADFPLYLTAFDRIAASPNDTLYVAVRAGEIVGTFQTTLIVALTGKGASSFIIKAVHTRSDMRGNGIGQVMMTHAIAQARAEGATMVQLMSNADRIDAHRFYERLGFVASHVGFKMNLA, via the coding sequence ATGCGCCGGGATGTTGCCGCAATAGCGGCCATGTTGGCCCAGGAAACGCTGGTCGGGCACGGCGACAGCGCCGATCCTGCCGATTTTCCGCTGTACCTCACGGCTTTCGACCGGATTGCGGCCAGTCCCAATGACACACTCTATGTTGCAGTCCGTGCCGGCGAGATTGTCGGCACGTTCCAAACAACGCTGATTGTCGCGCTGACCGGCAAGGGCGCATCAAGCTTCATAATCAAGGCGGTGCATACCCGCAGTGATATGCGTGGCAACGGGATCGGCCAGGTGATGATGACCCATGCCATCGCGCAGGCCAGGGCCGAGGGCGCGACAATGGTTCAACTGATGTCCAACGCTGATCGGATTGACGCGCACCGGTTCTATGAACGGCTCGGATTCGTCGCCAGCCATGTCGGTTTCAAGATGAATTTGGCCTGA
- the gatB gene encoding Asp-tRNA(Asn)/Glu-tRNA(Gln) amidotransferase subunit GatB, producing the protein MTLVDTRTPEPKRFVAGATGDWEIVIGLEVHAQVTSNSKLFSGASTEFGNAANSNVSLVDAAMPGMLPVINEECVAQAVRTGLGLKAQINNRSVFDRKNYFYPDLPQGYQISQFKDPIVGEGEIIISVGPDRKGNFEDIEIGIERLHLEQDAGKSMHDQHPTMSYVDLNRSGVALMEIVSKPDMRSADEAKAYVTKLRSILRYLGTCDGNMDEGSMRADVNVSVRKPGGDFGTRCEIKNVNSIRFIGQAIDYEARRQIAIIEDGGTIDQETRLFDPGKGETRSMRSKEDAHDYRYFPDPDLLPLEFDDAYVAALKADLPELPDDKKARLVRDMGLSVYDASILVSEKAIADYYEELAAGRDGKTAANWVINDLLGGLNKAGKGIEETPVSPAQLGGILDLIKDDTISGKIAKDLFEIVFNEGGNPAEIVEARGMKQVTDTGAIEKAVDEIIAANPDQVAKVVAKPALAGWFVGQVMKATGGKANPKAVQELVKTKLGIED; encoded by the coding sequence ATGACCCTCGTTGATACCCGCACCCCTGAACCCAAGCGCTTTGTTGCTGGCGCCACCGGCGATTGGGAGATTGTCATTGGTCTCGAAGTTCACGCTCAGGTGACCAGCAATTCCAAGCTGTTCTCGGGCGCCTCGACGGAATTCGGCAATGCCGCCAATTCCAATGTCAGTCTGGTTGACGCGGCAATGCCAGGCATGCTGCCTGTGATCAACGAGGAATGCGTCGCTCAGGCCGTGCGCACCGGGCTTGGCCTGAAAGCGCAGATCAACAACCGTTCGGTGTTTGACCGCAAGAACTATTTCTATCCCGATCTGCCGCAGGGCTATCAGATTTCGCAGTTCAAGGATCCGATTGTCGGCGAGGGCGAAATCATCATCTCGGTCGGTCCGGACCGCAAGGGCAATTTCGAGGACATCGAGATCGGCATCGAGCGGCTGCATCTGGAGCAGGACGCCGGCAAGTCGATGCACGACCAGCACCCGACCATGTCCTATGTCGATCTCAACCGCTCCGGCGTGGCGCTGATGGAGATCGTCTCGAAACCCGACATGCGCTCGGCTGACGAGGCCAAGGCCTATGTCACCAAACTCAGGTCGATCCTGCGCTATCTCGGCACCTGCGACGGCAACATGGACGAAGGCTCGATGCGTGCCGACGTCAATGTCTCGGTGCGTAAGCCCGGCGGCGATTTCGGCACCCGCTGCGAGATCAAGAACGTCAACTCGATCCGATTCATCGGTCAGGCCATCGACTACGAAGCCCGCCGCCAGATCGCCATCATCGAAGACGGCGGCACCATCGACCAGGAAACCCGGCTGTTTGATCCCGGCAAGGGCGAAACCCGCTCGATGCGGTCGAAGGAAGATGCGCATGACTATCGCTATTTCCCCGATCCCGATCTGCTGCCGCTGGAATTCGACGATGCCTATGTCGCCGCGTTGAAGGCGGATCTGCCTGAATTGCCTGACGACAAGAAGGCGCGCCTGGTGCGTGACATGGGCCTGTCGGTCTACGACGCTTCAATCCTGGTCTCGGAAAAGGCGATTGCCGATTATTACGAGGAACTGGCCGCCGGGCGTGACGGCAAGACCGCCGCCAACTGGGTCATCAACGACTTGCTGGGCGGCTTGAACAAAGCCGGCAAAGGCATTGAAGAGACTCCGGTTTCGCCCGCTCAGCTTGGCGGCATTCTGGATCTGATCAAGGACGACACCATTTCCGGCAAGATCGCCAAGGACCTGTTCGAGATCGTCTTTAACGAGGGCGGCAACCCGGCCGAGATCGTCGAAGCCAGGGGCATGAAGCAGGTCACCGACACCGGCGCCATCGAAAAGGCTGTCGATGAAATCATCGCCGCCAACCCCGATCAGGTGGCCAAGGTCGTGGCCAAACCGGCCCTGGCTGGCTGGTTCGTCGGTCAGGTGATGAAGGCCACCGGCGGCAAGGCCAATCCGAAAGCCGTGCAGGAACTGGTCAAGACCAAGCTCGGCATCGAGGACTGA
- a CDS encoding NADH:ubiquinone oxidoreductase subunit NDUFA12, producing the protein MKTLLLQIFTWWNGQTLGTRYHTWRHGNRVGEDALGNVYYEGGSDSEGRTRRWVIYNGPSEASTIPPGWHGWMHHRTDVSPASEDYAAKTWEKAHQPNLTGTGRAYRPKGSILNQGARPHVTGDYDAWTPKS; encoded by the coding sequence ATGAAGACGCTACTGCTTCAGATATTCACCTGGTGGAACGGGCAAACCCTGGGAACCAGGTACCATACTTGGCGACATGGCAATCGTGTCGGCGAAGATGCGCTGGGTAATGTCTATTATGAAGGCGGCTCGGACTCCGAAGGCCGGACCCGCCGCTGGGTGATCTACAACGGTCCATCCGAAGCCTCCACCATACCGCCAGGCTGGCACGGCTGGATGCATCACCGCACTGATGTGTCGCCTGCGTCCGAGGACTATGCAGCGAAAACCTGGGAAAAGGCGCATCAGCCGAACCTGACAGGCACCGGCCGCGCTTACCGACCCAAGGGTTCCATCCTCAATCAGGGCGCCCGTCCGCATGTGACCGGCGACTATGACGCCTGGACACCAAAATCCTGA
- a CDS encoding GNAT family N-acetyltransferase, whose translation MFFVRSASARDIDAIRNVLVDTWRATYAPFYGAAKVEEIIAEWHSEAAIQANLDKPGGEYLVADDGKLIGGIAFASYAPGTKVVSLHQLYVRPECQGLGIGRDLFAEIETCFPDAKSLSVEVDPGNEPAIGFYKAHELAETGHTDNCGKGESGIPAMILTKQLSV comes from the coding sequence ATGTTTTTTGTCCGATCCGCCTCTGCCCGAGACATTGATGCCATCCGCAATGTGCTCGTGGATACCTGGAGGGCGACCTATGCGCCGTTTTATGGGGCTGCCAAGGTCGAGGAGATCATCGCCGAGTGGCATTCCGAAGCGGCCATCCAGGCCAATCTAGACAAGCCGGGCGGTGAATATCTGGTGGCAGATGACGGCAAGCTGATCGGCGGCATCGCCTTTGCCAGCTATGCGCCCGGAACCAAAGTGGTGTCATTGCACCAGCTTTATGTTCGGCCCGAATGTCAGGGATTGGGCATTGGCCGCGATCTGTTCGCCGAGATCGAGACCTGTTTTCCCGATGCGAAAAGCCTCAGTGTCGAGGTCGACCCCGGCAACGAACCGGCGATCGGCTTTTACAAGGCGCATGAGCTGGCCGAGACCGGACACACCGACAATTGCGGCAAGGGAGAATCCGGCATTCCGGCAATGATCCTGACCAAGCAACTCTCCGTGTAG
- a CDS encoding GNAT family N-acetyltransferase encodes MLTIRPASSAEAQDLAWIGLAAWEKAIRVWGEDADRLRENAKEAFYEFCTAHWPDILVGEWDGDLAGWGSCEKADDFITDLWVHPEFQGRGIGTVVLEAIEAGIRERGYPAARLDTHARNAGAIRLYKRLGYRVKAYFVTYSEPLDEDIDKVEMIREFYPGTEPVEPGIDEDGLYGI; translated from the coding sequence ATGCTGACAATCCGGCCTGCCAGTTCCGCTGAAGCGCAGGATCTTGCCTGGATCGGGCTGGCTGCGTGGGAGAAGGCAATCCGGGTCTGGGGCGAGGATGCCGACCGGTTGCGTGAAAACGCCAAGGAAGCCTTTTACGAATTCTGCACCGCCCACTGGCCCGACATTCTGGTTGGCGAATGGGACGGCGATCTGGCCGGGTGGGGATCGTGTGAAAAGGCCGACGACTTCATCACCGACCTCTGGGTTCATCCGGAGTTTCAGGGCAGGGGCATCGGCACTGTCGTGCTCGAAGCCATTGAGGCCGGTATCAGGGAACGTGGCTATCCTGCCGCCCGGCTTGACACCCATGCCCGCAACGCCGGCGCGATCCGGCTCTACAAGCGTCTGGGCTACCGTGTGAAGGCCTATTTTGTCACCTATTCCGAACCACTGGATGAAGACATCGACAAGGTCGAGATGATCAGGGAATTTTACCCCGGCACAGAACCGGTCGAACCCGGTATCGATGAGGATGGCCTTTACGGCATTTGA
- a CDS encoding YdcF family protein, with translation MAISDALVMRNAQILWDYHDTGTPLEAADAIIGLGSYDLRVADRCTELFLSGLAPKIVFTGASGNWTRGLYANSEAQAFAERAIALGVPTAAISLEQESTNIAENISFVRAMLAAAGRVIWVTKPQTRRRVSATLAVAWPEATSMITAPAHDLAAQPTDHHPFEALISEMVGDVWRMAAYAENGFQASQTIPPAVRTAFGTLVAAGFTHHLPEGVRSLDR, from the coding sequence ATGGCCATCAGCGACGCCCTGGTGATGCGGAATGCCCAAATTCTCTGGGATTATCACGACACCGGGACGCCGCTCGAAGCCGCCGACGCGATCATAGGACTTGGCAGTTACGACTTGCGGGTGGCTGACCGCTGCACCGAACTGTTTCTGAGTGGGTTGGCGCCGAAGATTGTGTTTACCGGAGCCTCGGGCAACTGGACCCGCGGCTTGTATGCGAACTCGGAAGCGCAGGCCTTCGCTGAACGCGCCATCGCACTCGGCGTGCCCACTGCGGCCATCAGCCTTGAACAGGAATCCACCAATATCGCCGAGAACATCAGTTTCGTCCGCGCCATGCTTGCAGCTGCCGGGCGGGTGATCTGGGTGACGAAGCCGCAGACACGGCGCCGGGTCAGCGCCACGCTGGCGGTCGCCTGGCCCGAGGCAACGTCAATGATCACCGCGCCCGCGCATGATCTGGCGGCGCAACCGACCGATCACCACCCATTCGAGGCTTTGATTTCCGAAATGGTCGGGGATGTCTGGCGCATGGCCGCCTATGCCGAAAATGGTTTTCAGGCCAGCCAAACAATTCCGCCTGCGGTGCGAACTGCCTTCGGCACCCTTGTCGCGGCAGGCTTTACGCACCATCTGCCGGAGGGTGTGCGTTCACTTGACCGCTGA
- a CDS encoding DM13 domain-containing protein — protein sequence MIRFYKIAIPVFIVGFIAGNAFWYVFSPSFIDRVVNEQLPSGFVLSEARSGEFRNADGAHRGSGSAKILVADGGGALLRFTEFQVTNGPDLEVWLVKDPDPKKSADVNASQWLSLGPLKGNKGDQSYVIPDGTDINDWGSAVIWCEQFSVLFSVATLSQPKV from the coding sequence ATGATACGATTTTACAAAATTGCCATCCCGGTTTTCATTGTCGGATTTATCGCCGGGAATGCTTTCTGGTATGTTTTTTCGCCTTCATTCATTGACCGTGTGGTCAATGAGCAATTGCCTTCGGGCTTTGTCCTCAGCGAAGCGCGGTCAGGTGAGTTTCGAAATGCCGATGGTGCGCATCGTGGCTCCGGGTCAGCCAAAATTCTGGTGGCCGACGGTGGCGGCGCATTGCTGCGTTTTACCGAGTTCCAGGTTACCAACGGCCCGGATCTCGAGGTCTGGCTGGTCAAGGATCCCGATCCGAAAAAATCTGCCGATGTGAACGCCAGCCAATGGCTGTCTCTGGGGCCGCTCAAGGGCAACAAGGGCGACCAGAGCTATGTCATCCCTGATGGAACCGATATCAATGACTGGGGTTCGGCTGTCATCTGGTGCGAGCAGTTCAGCGTCTTGTTCTCCGTCGCCACCCTGTCGCAACCGAAAGTCTGA
- a CDS encoding DUF6455 family protein has protein sequence MTEINATPLAACDSCINAKEEWFMSTFDYFSRLTQRADLMDGMMNKLKVVDEMKSMPGHAGVLRRAANRCLTCNQPDACQQWLLDEPNPDEAPGFCRNHDLFERVTSKLDIEKSPDV, from the coding sequence TTGACCGAGATCAATGCGACCCCGCTGGCGGCATGCGATTCTTGCATCAACGCCAAAGAGGAGTGGTTCATGAGCACGTTCGATTATTTCAGCCGATTGACCCAGCGCGCCGACCTGATGGACGGCATGATGAACAAGCTCAAAGTTGTTGACGAGATGAAATCGATGCCGGGCCACGCCGGAGTTTTGCGCCGTGCGGCCAACCGTTGCCTGACTTGCAACCAGCCTGATGCCTGCCAGCAGTGGCTGCTGGATGAGCCAAATCCTGATGAAGCGCCAGGTTTTTGCCGCAACCATGACCTTTTTGAGCGGGTAACTTCAAAGCTCGATATCGAGAAATCACCCGACGTCTGA
- a CDS encoding DUF2155 domain-containing protein has protein sequence MTYQANIFARNVSPILVAVSIFTGAAVPAAAAVIENPVAVFSAIDKITGRITTFDVYVNETVQFGALQVTPRVCNSRDETEAPKTTTFVEVDEITLDRKIRRLFTGWMFADSPGLNAVDHAVYDVWLKECKQVSEVPAPSGN, from the coding sequence ATGACATACCAAGCCAACATTTTTGCCAGGAACGTAAGCCCGATTCTTGTCGCCGTCTCGATTTTCACCGGCGCGGCAGTTCCGGCTGCAGCGGCAGTCATCGAAAATCCCGTGGCGGTGTTTTCCGCAATCGACAAGATCACCGGTCGAATCACCACGTTCGACGTCTATGTCAACGAGACTGTGCAATTTGGCGCGCTTCAGGTGACCCCGCGCGTGTGCAACAGCCGTGACGAGACCGAAGCGCCGAAAACCACAACCTTTGTCGAAGTTGACGAAATAACTCTCGATCGCAAGATCCGGCGCCTGTTCACTGGATGGATGTTTGCTGATTCGCCCGGTCTCAATGCGGTCGATCATGCGGTCTATGACGTCTGGCTGAAAGAATGCAAACAGGTCTCCGAGGTTCCTGCTCCCTCAGGCAACTGA
- a CDS encoding YjhX family toxin, protein MDISRAEQRILHLLAQGGRIELTRNDARKIADAKLITREGWLYGGLDLEIFRKLKRRRAISSRKGQPYGVTRRGLELVRSQLNNR, encoded by the coding sequence ATGGATATTTCCCGCGCCGAACAGCGCATCTTGCACCTGCTCGCCCAGGGCGGCAGGATCGAACTCACCCGCAATGACGCCAGGAAGATCGCCGACGCCAAGCTCATCACCCGTGAGGGCTGGCTGTATGGCGGACTTGATCTCGAAATCTTCCGCAAGCTCAAGCGCAGACGTGCCATAAGCTCGCGCAAGGGACAGCCTTACGGCGTCACCCGACGCGGCCTGGAACTGGTCCGATCGCAATTGAACAACAGGTAA